In Argopecten irradians isolate NY chromosome 11, Ai_NY, whole genome shotgun sequence, one DNA window encodes the following:
- the LOC138334481 gene encoding uncharacterized protein, giving the protein MAASKSQPKHRLATPEKMQQPTIKKSRKSAQCAEDIFLNFPVMLVKGLADVLNHCLLDKNSFSFKTLTALKILNCNAADPRQGNSFSHVFCSVEPYRQLYALGDVFIKGLSMLTDFITTRQAPQNDEDKDVLSKLLIFLMELMTRETEKTPMKNLDGYNETELAMVLANHLFGKLSTTESFVINERSKFKGKLRGNTECPCEIPTCHLDGQFGNTNVGNSTVWHGHLCILLNNAVVLEPVLTGGFGGDSVDTDTDYTDDSDDDSDGDNPGRKSQVKDCLSRNSSSYLQKQLYSHS; this is encoded by the exons ATGGCGGCATCGAAATCACAACCGAAGCATCGATTAGCGACTCCAGAAAAAATGCAACAGCCTACCATAAAGAAGTCACGCAAGTCAGCACAATGCGCTGAGGATATATTCCTGAATTTTCCAGTTATGTTGGTCAAAGGTCTCGCTGATGTTTTAAATCACTGTCTTCTTGACAAAAACAGTTTCTCGTTCAAAACCTTGACTGCGCTTAAAATTTTGAATTGCAATGCCGCAGACCCCCGTCAAGGCAATTCATTTTCAcatgtgttttgtagtgtagAGCCGTATCGTCAACTTTACGCACTTGGAGATGTATTCATAAAAGGTCTGTCAATGTTGACGGACTTCATCACCACAAGACAGGCGCCCCAGAATGATGAAGATAAGGATGTGCTCAGCAAGCTGTTGATTTTCTTGATGGAATTGATGACGAGAGAAA CAGAAAAGACTCCAATGAAAAACCTTGATGGATACAATGAGACAGAACTGGCCATGGTTTTGGCAAATCATCTCTTTGGGAAACTATCCACAACAGAGTCATTTGTTATAAATGAGCGAAGCAAATTTAAAGGAAAATTAAGGGGAAATACAGAATGTCCTTGTGAAATACCAACATGTCATCTGGATGGACAATTTGGAAATACCAATGTTG GAAACAGCACAGTTTGGCATGGACACTTGTGCATTCTCCTGAATAATGCAGTAGTACTTGAACCTGTATTAACGGGAGGATTTGGAGGTGATTCTGTGGATACAGACACAGATTATACTGATGATAGTGACGACGACAGTGACGGCGATAATCCTGGAAGGAAATCTCAAGTAAAAGATTGTCTCTCTAGAAACAGCAGCAGTTACTTGCAGAAACAATTGTATTCTCATTCCTAA